CTAAATCCCTAACGCCTCCGTAATCGTGCAAAGACTCGTATTTGTCGCCCCTCTAATGAGCGGTACCATCGGTTTTCCGGCAATTTTCTATGATTACGACGCTCAACAGTGCACCTCTCCGTTCAGCCAATTCTTCCATTACCACCCTCGTCCACCCTCGGTTTCTGTCGCTACCGCAACCCCGGCTACACGAAGGCACTGTTTTCGTAGTCGTCCGTTACGCGAAGGAGCTGAACTCCTCGCGGGCAGCACTGTTACATCTCGAGCGATACCTCGAGCGATGTTTCATCGCCGTTGGAAATCTGCTTCTTGAGCGCCTTAACGCCTCCACCATTACCATTACCGCTGATTCCAGCCATACCCTTGGCCGTGATTAGCCGTCCACTTCTTCCGGTGCCCCGCACGGAGGCAGTGTTACCACCGCCCGGCACACGTCCGACACCACCGGATTCTTCGCCGCCACCATCGGATTCGCCGGCACGCGAGGCACCCCGGGTATAGTGTGAGGTTTGGTACTGCGAGTTACCCTGGTCGGCACCACGGTTACAGAACATGCGCTCCAACATCTGCCGGTAGCGTGGGTGATTCATGGCGTAAAAGTACGGATCAATCGTGGCCGCTATTTTAGCAAACACTGCAGGTATCATCGAGTTCAGTGGGGTTAGATATTTCTCGTACCCAAACACACCCATCATCGCAACCACAGCGTAGGGTGTCCACGCGGCAAACCACAGCCCGATGATGCCCACCACGACCCCGGCCAGCTTCACCTCCGTCTTGTTCTTGCTCTTGCTGGACTGGATAGCGTTAGCATTGATGACGGCCATAAGGATCCGCGCGTAACAGTAGCTGATGATTACGAACGGTAGTAGCCAGGCGAACAGAAAGTAAACGAACATGAAGACACGGGCCTTGTACGTGCGATCCAGGTAGTCGAAGCTGCATGCCGTCAGATATCCTTCGGCCGTGTAGCGACTTAACCCAATCTCAAGCGCTGGGAAGATGGAAAAGAACAATCCATACGCCCAGGTGAAGGCAATCAAGATGTAACACTTCAGTTTGGTCGTTGAACGGTTCGGGTTGAGCGGGTACACGACCACGTTGTAACGATCGATCGAGATGACTGTCAGTGTAGCGATCGCAACAGTTCCACCAAGTGCTCCCATCAACGCGTAAACCGTACAGCCTAATGCAGTTGAAAGGGAAAACGGTTAGTTAAAGTTGTCAAGCGGTACTCTTACACACATCCAGGATACCTACCAATCGACCCGAGGGCTGGACCTTGGTGGATACTGTTGTAGATGAACAGAGGCGCCTCCATCATGATGACGAAATCCGCCACAGCTAGATTCATGACAAGATAATTAGCTGGTGTACGAAGTGAGCGATATCTAAGGAAGAGAGTAGGTAAGATTCGTAATTGACCACCTTACAGTtaaagaaatgtaaaatatttatttcgtcATCTACTCGACCGCAACGATATTTAGAGACCAATACATTAATATGTGTTGTCACACATGCACATGGAATAATGAATAAAAGCctcaagaaaaataaacgttACATAGTAATGCTACTCTCCGATAGATGGCGCTTTTAAGGGAGAAAGCTCTGACCAAGCGAGTTGCGTCATTGAACGTGGATTTTAAACACTGCGCAActgcaatgaaacaaacaaaactaaggTAATaagaaacaatattatttatatgaTTGAATACCGTCTAGTGCATAGTTAAGTAACGACAAATTGTAAATTGCATTTTCtctgaaataataaaataaaatatttccaagGCTTAGAGATCATACGATCCAATTTCAATTGCAAACCGATCAGTCGCATTCAGTCGCTTTTTAAAGATAATTGTCGAGAGAATTCCCATGTCATCAAACTAAAATTGCCGTGGATATTAAATGAAcattaatgaattttttttttggtgaacattttatttgctctTTTCTAATTCTTGGCCTATCGTCTTCTGCATCGTGTTAGGCCGGTCTTTTTATGTGGACTCCGAGGTGTAGACACTACTCCAATCCGAGGCACACTCCATAAGGTACAGTTCTATCCAtttttagatttgtttttcaccTCGAAGGGGCGATCGATACGCCCGGCCGGTACCCTGAAGCTCGCCTGCATTGGGGGACTCGACCCATCCCGAAGGCGGGGGGAATCCGGATCCACGGCAAGCGTTGTGCCACTGATCGGAGCAGCGTCGGCAAACGATTTGCAACCATGACGGCGAATCCCACGAAGTCCCTTTCACAGTCATCACGGCGCAGCAGAATATCAACGTCACCAGGGTATCTCACATGCTCCGGAGGGGTTCCATCAAACGGATGCAGCGGCACCGCGCTGAAGAGACGTCGAACCATTCTGCACAACCATGGAGGAAAATTGAACCTGTGGTGCGGTCCGATTGATGTTGTGTTTCAGCCGTATCGTTCGCCATCATTAGTCGCCATTTGCGCTTCTCTTCGTTGGCACATCTGCACCCGGGGGTGCAAATGTAAAAGTGACGCTAACCATTTCGGTTAGCGAGTGGTTGGTGAATTCCGCAGCAGTGGCGAAATTCAGTTGCTGGGGGAAAATTTATAACGCGTGTCCCCGGGGCACGCAGTGCGTACGTTCTGAAAGAACTGTGCGCGGTCCAATTTGCTTACGGGCGTGCAAGCACACATGCAAGCAATATGCAATATAACGTTCGTCTGACACAGTTCCGGAACTAAGGCACCTTACTGGCAGGACGAGCGGGGGAGTGTAGAAGGAGGGCCAACGGGGGGGCCAGAACGATTGTTTCGCGCAGCAGCTGTTATCGATGACTTTGCGGCACCACAAAAGGAGGTTAGTGCGAGTTGGTTGTGTAGATAGTCTCCATCGATATGGGCGAGTCACGTCCCCGCGGATGATCCACAAgctccaacacacacacactcaaacacaaTTGCAGGCCGCCAAGATGGAAGCGGCAACGTCTCCTCTGCGAGCAGTTTGGCTGTCACTCATACAAAGGGACGCATT
This Anopheles marshallii chromosome 3, idAnoMarsDA_429_01, whole genome shotgun sequence DNA region includes the following protein-coding sequences:
- the LOC128711147 gene encoding opsin-2; translated protein: MNSPLFRMSANVWTIIVLLVTVGITVANSSASYSMVDPQRVLSNAGISLGVSTGSGMAGGGTLNELDAMQPKPTEVLRSIAAVPSASVTREDTADLTSTTPPSVYNETSSNATDNSALWSKYIVRSGYALPVDPLFVAKINPFWLQFEPPSAGEHYGLAVFYFLMMLFGVIGNALVVFMFYRYRSLRTPANYLVMNLAVADFVIMMEAPLFIYNSIHQGPALGSIGCTVYALMGALGGTVAIATLTVISIDRYNVVVYPLNPNRSTTKLKCYILIAFTWAYGLFFSIFPALEIGLSRYTAEGYLTACSFDYLDRTYKARVFMFVYFLFAWLLPFVIISYCYARILMAVINANAIQSSKSKNKTEVKLAGVVVGIIGLWFAAWTPYAVVAMMGVFGYEKYLTPLNSMIPAVFAKIAATIDPYFYAMNHPRYRQMLERMFCNRGADQGNSQYQTSHYTRGASRAGESDGGGEESGGVGRVPGGGNTASVRGTGRSGRLITAKGMAGISGNGNGGGVKALKKQISNGDETSLEVSLEM